Proteins encoded in a region of the Suncus etruscus isolate mSunEtr1 chromosome 1, mSunEtr1.pri.cur, whole genome shotgun sequence genome:
- the SLC16A3 gene encoding LOW QUALITY PROTEIN: monocarboxylate transporter 4 (The sequence of the model RefSeq protein was modified relative to this genomic sequence to represent the inferred CDS: inserted 9 bases in 6 codons; deleted 1 base in 1 codon; substituted 1 base at 1 genomic stop codon) — protein MQLPWSQEALQWMRPAWGPSPAWELWLCCALGCLVITGFSYTFPKVVSVVRRWRQQHNLDLLHSAGHILGGSACVNCFSCWTIMLLGGLLASLGTXGRSALQLYLTMVLTSLGLALTFQPVLIMLNHYCSKRWPXGNGLAAAGSPVFLCAQSLLGQLLQGRSCWRGVFLVLGGFLLDCCMCATFTWSLDATTRGSRPDXPCKWLLDPSIFRDRGFMVYTVAVCHDVQLFVPPVVTVKYAKDMGXPNTQIAFLLTMLGCTDVLAQPLAGLVAVQPWLRPFVIYLLSFDMFFNSFVNLPGSTARDYANPVVFSIXLGMVGVLQFEMLKAVMDTPTSSSALGLVLLVEAVALLIGPHQEVSSGNGGTSPSLQPAQLARGGNVGHTCSAACMLLDATGMYXNVFLLVGAAAGAEVTASSPVLMLGSYFYVXRKPEPQEDARVDEWEVQRFLKAEPRAKGEVASALQDKSGAPLGWFKDLGHAWRQHGFNQRWSPAYTCILGYLPRYLSTPGEPPVPELA, from the exons ATGCAGCTCCCCTGGTCACAGGAGGCGTTGCAGTGGATGAGGCCCGCCTGGGGTCCCAGCCCTGCTTGGGAACTGTGGCTGTGCTGTGCTCTGGGATGTTTGGTCATCACCGGCTTCTCCTACACCTTCCCCAAGGTGGTCAGCGTAGTTCGGCGCTGGCGACAGCAACACAACCTGGATCTCCTCCACTCTGCTGGCCATATTCTAGGGGGCAG CGCGTGTGTGAACTGCTTCAGCTGCTGGACCATCATGCTGCTGGGTGGGCTCCTGGCATCCCTGGGCAC GGGCAGAAGTGCCCTGCAGCTCTACCTCACCATGGTCCTGACCA GCCTGGGGCTCGCACTCACCTTCCAGCCTGTGCTCATCATGCTCAACCACTACTGCAGCAAGCGCTGGCC TGGGAATGGGCTGGCAGCGGCAGGTAGCCCCGTGTTCCTGTGCGCCCAGTCCCTACTGGGCCAGTTGCTGCAAGGCCGGTCCTGCTGGCGCGGGGTCTTTCTGGTCCTGGGTGGCTTCCTACTTGACTGCTGCATGTGTGCCACATTCACGTGGTCCCTGGACGCCACCACCCGGGGCTCCAGGCCAG GCCCGTGCAAATGGCTGCTAGACCCAAGCATCTTCAGGGATCGTGGCTTCATGGTCTACACTGTGGCCGTCTGTCACGATGTTCAGCTCTTTGTGCCGCCTGTGGTCACGGTGAAGTATGCTAAGGACATGG CGCCCAACACCCAGATCGCTTTCCTGCTCACCATGCTTGGCTGCACTGACGTCTTGGCACAGCCATTGGCTGGCCTGGTGGCGGTGCAGCCCTGGCTTCGGCCCTTTGTCATCTACCTCTTGAGCTTTGACATGTTCTTCAACAGCTTCGTCAACCTCCCCGGCTCCACAGCCCGTGACTATGCCAACCCGGTGGTCTTCAGCA TCCTAGGCATGGTGGGGGTCCTGCAATTTGAGATGCTCAAGGCAGTAATGGACACACCCACAAGTTCC AGTGCCCTTGGGCTGGTGCTGCTGGTCGAGGCCGTGGCTTTGCTCATCGGGCCCCATCAGGAGGTGAGTTCAGGCAACGGCGGTACCTCCCCATCTCTGCAGCCAGCCCAGCTGGCCAGGGGCGGCAATGTGGGACACACTTGCTCTGCGGCCTGCA TGCTGCTGGATGCCACTGGCATGTACTAGAATGTGTTCCTGCTGGTGGGAGCTGCAGCGGGAGCTGAAGTGACGGCCTCGTCCCCAGTACTGATGCTGGGCAGCTACTTCTATGT GCGGAAGCCAGAGCCCCAGGAGGATGCAAGGGTGGACGAATGGGAGGTGCAGCGCTTTCTGAAGGCTGAGCCCAGGGCAAAAGGGGAGGTGGCCTCAGCCCTGCAAGACAAAT CCGGCGCCCCACTAGGCTGGTTCAAGGATCTAGGCCACGCTTGGAGACAACACGGCTTTAATCAGAGGTGGAGCCCAGCCTACACCTGCATCCTAGGATACCTGCCTAGGTACTTGTCTACGCCTGGAGAACCCCCGGTACCCGAGCTGGCCTGA